In the genome of Streptomyces aquilus, the window GCGGGCGCGCGTCCTCCTCGCCCTTCGACCAGACGGGATGCCCGCGGTCGGGTTCGCCGTAGGTCATCGCGCCGATCGCGATCGGGGACACGTCGAGGCCGGTCATGCCGAGCTTGATGTAATGCATGACGCTCCTTAAAGTATGTGGAGAGCTCTCCATATAACGTAGTGGAGAACTCTCCACTTAGCAACGTGAGGTCCCGTGGTCCGTTCAGACGCCCGTGAGAACAGGGCACGCATCCTCGCCGCCGCACGCGAAGCGCTCGCCGCGGACGGCACCACGTCGATGAACCAGATCGCCCAGCGCGCCGGAGTCGGCGCCGGAACCCTGTACCGCAACTTCCCCACCCGCGAGGCGCTCGTCCTGGCCGTCAACCAGGACGAGGTCGCCCGCATCACCGGCACCGTGCCCGACCTGCTGGCCCGGATGCCCCCACTGGAAGCCCTCCGGCACTGGACGACGGACCTCGTCGAGGCCATGCGGCGCAAGCACGGCCTCGGCGACGCACTCACCCCGGCCGTGCACCAGGCGATCAACGAGCAGAGCTACGGCCCGGTCATCGCCGCGATCACAGAACTCCTCGACGCCGGCAAGAAGGACGGAAGCATCCGTCTCGACGCCGCACCCGAGGACTTCCTCCAGCTGACCGGCGCGTTGTGGCGTGCCGCGTCCAGCCCCGTGGACCGGGCCCCCCACATGCTCGCGCTCATCCTCGACGGACTCCGCACCCACCGGTAGGGGAGGGTCGCACGCTGCCGGAGGAGCGAGCGGCCTGGTCCAACTGCCGCTGCCGACGGCGCTGTTCGTCGTCCCCGCCGCAAGACCCGACCGGATGGATCATGGTGTCCGCCGTGTGCGGGCCAACGCTTACGATGCGTTCATCATGGTGCGGTTGCGAGTGCTGGGTTCCCTGGAGGCCTACGTCGACGGTGCGCGGGTCGGGCTCGGAGGGCCCCGGCAGCGCGCCGTTCTCGCGATGCTGCTCTGTGCCCGGGGCGGCGTGGTGTCCGTCGACCGGATGATCGACCAGCTGTGGGAGGGGAGCCCACCGACCCGGGCCCTGGTCTCGCTCCAGGGCGTCGCCGAGAGCCCGCCGCAGCCGGTGCACATACGTACGGACCGAACCCACCGCCGACGCGGGCGGAGCCGTACCCCACAGCGCGTCGACCAGTTCGCCGACCCGCACCTGGGCGCCCTCGGCGATCAGCAACGCCCCCAGCACGGCCCGCTGTTGCGGCGGTCCGAGGTCCACCTCGGCCGTGCCGCGCCACGCGCTGACCGGCCCCAGCACCGCGAACCGAATCTGCTCCCGCACCTCTATGTCTCTCCCTGCCGGAACCTGGATCCGGCACAGCCTCCGCACACCGTCTTGGAATGCACTTGAAGCCTTCTTGGAGCGTCGACCGATGCTCGTGTATTCATCGGCCCAGATGGGCCAGCGCACGGGAGCGTGCGGGCGGGGCGGCCGGGGCCGACCGCCGGTCAGCGGCACCACGACGGCACGCCCCGTTTCGGTGTGGGCTGCTAGTTGATACGGATCTCGGCGAGTTGGAGGCGGTACCGGGTGCTTTCGTCCGAGGCGGGCTTGCCGAGCTTCGAGACCCTCAGGCGCACGTAGCGGCCGACGGCGGAAGTGAAGGGGTAGGTCTGAGCGGATCCGCCCGGGTTGGGTTCGGCGGTGACGGTACGGGCGGTGGTGTAGGTACTGGCCCCATCGGGTCGGGTCTGGAGGGTGAAGTCGACAGGGAAGCCGGCTGTGCCTCCGCCGGCCGCACTGGTGTCCGTGCGGGGGTGGAGGGTGACGGAGCCGACGGCCCGGTCCGCGCCGAGGTCGATCTCCACCCAGACGGGGCTGGCGCTGACGTCGGGGGAGGGGAAGTCGATGCTGGTGAAACCCTTGGCACCGGCCACGCCGGTGGTGATGCCGTCGAGGAGCCGGGTCTTGCCCCAGTCGCCGTTCTCCAGTGTGTAGTTGGCGGTGACGGTGGTCGCGGCGGTGGGGACGGCGAGTTCGGCGAGTTGCAGGCGGTACTTGGTGGTCTCGTCGAGGGCAGGGGCACCGAGCTTCGTGGCTTGGAGGCGTACGTAGCGGGCGGTCGTGGTCGCGAAGCCGTACGTCTGCACCAGCCCGCCCGGGTTGGGCGCGGCGGTGAGGGTGCGGACGGTGGTGTAACCGGTCGATCCGTCGGGACGGGTCTGGATCGTGAAGTCCACGGGGAAGCCCGCTGTGCCGCCGCCGACCGCCGGGGTGTCGGTGCGCGGGAAGAGCCGTACGGAGTCGAGGTCGGTGTCGGCGCCGAGGTCGATCTCCACCCAGACGGGGTGGGCGCTGACGTCGGCGGAGGGGAAGTCGATGCTGGTGTAGCCCTTGGCGCCGCTCACGCTGGTGAGCTTGCCGTCGGTGAGCCGGTTCCTGCCCCAGTCGCTGTTCTCCAGGCTGCTGTTGCTGGTGACGGGCCGGCCGAGGGCGAGGTCGTCGAGACGGCCGGCGCCGCTGACCGTGAACGTCCAGCTGCCCGGCTGGAGGGTGAAGTAGACGTACGAGGTGTCCTTGCCCGCGTAGCCGAGGCCCGGGACGCTTCCGGCGGATGCGCCACCCGTGAAGACCGTGGTGCCGCCTGCCTTGATGACCGGCGACGGGCCGCCGTACGTCGGAACACCCACGCGCGCAGTCGTCGCGCTCGGGGAGGTGAGGGTCAGGGTGACCTGGCCGCCGTCGCGTGTGATGCCGAAACGGATGTCACCCCTGACGGTAGGCGTGACCGTGTTGATCTTCGTGAGGGTTCCGGTCTGCGGGACGACGTCGTACGTGGTCCAGCCGGGCTGGGTGGGACGGACGCCGGCTGCGTACGCGGACAGTGCGTACAGCGGGCCGCCGTTCCAGGCGTGGTTGTCGGTGCCGCCCGCCTTGTCCCAGATCTCCCACAGGGTGTAGCAGGCGGGATCGGCGACCTGGGCGGCGTAGCGGTTGCGCATGCGTTCCTCGGCGACGGTGGCCGCTCCCATGAGGTAGAGCGCTTCTAGGACGTAGAACTCCATGTAGGGGCTGGCGTTGAGGTGGGTGCGCAGCACTTCGGTGATCGCCCGGTGGCGGGAGGCGGGTGCGAGGCCGGCGACGACGGCCAGGCCGTTGCCGCGGTCGTCGGTGTCGCCGGTGTACCCGGGCGAGCGGTACTCGTTGCGGGAGGCGTTCCACAGGACGCGGTCGAAGTTGGCCTTGATGCTGTCGCGCTTGGCCTGCCAGGCGGCGATGTCGCCGCTGTTGCCGCTGAGGCCGGCGAGGGTGATGGCCGTGTCGAGGGCCAGGTAGTACCAGCAGTTGTCCAGGAGGCGGGCGTCGATGTCGCTGCCCCAGTCCTCCCAGTCCCAGTCGCCGGCGCGGTGGTTGACCAGGCCGGCCGAGTCCAGGCTCCACAGGTTGAGATAGGCCTTCACCGCCGGATAGGTGCCGGAGACGGCGTCGGTGTCGCCGGTGTAGAGGTGGTACGTGCCGAACGCCCACACCGAGGCGAGCATCTGGACGGGCAGTTCGGCGGTCCAGATGGTGGACGGCATCGGCGAGTAGAGCACACCGCCGGGCTTCTGCCAGGCGGTCAGCTGGGCGATGGCCTTGGCGCCGAGGGCGTGGGAGCGGGTGTCGAAGGTGTAGAAGCCCTCTTTGAGCTGGTTGACCACGTCGCCCCACCACTGGGCGCGTTCGCGGGTGGGGCAGTCCATGTAGTTGTCGCGCATGTTGACGTACATCGTGCGCGCCGCCTTGCCCCACAGGGTGTCGAAGAAGGCCTCGTTGCTGCTGAACGATCCGGCGAAGTCGGTGTCGTAGCCGGACTCCCGGTACTTCAGATCCAGGATGGTGACGCCCGCGGGGATGGTGTACTTCACCGCCGTGCCGCTCATCCAGGCCAGCGCCTCGAACTCCTGGACCCCGCCCGCGCAGACGTAGGTGGCGCGGATGTTGTTCTCCGCCCCGGGGGTGAGG includes:
- a CDS encoding TetR/AcrR family transcriptional regulator, translating into MVRSDARENRARILAAAREALAADGTTSMNQIAQRAGVGAGTLYRNFPTREALVLAVNQDEVARITGTVPDLLARMPPLEALRHWTTDLVEAMRRKHGLGDALTPAVHQAINEQSYGPVIAAITELLDAGKKDGSIRLDAAPEDFLQLTGALWRAASSPVDRAPHMLALILDGLRTHR
- a CDS encoding AfsR/SARP family transcriptional regulator; the encoded protein is MVRLRVLGSLEAYVDGARVGLGGPRQRAVLAMLLCARGGVVSVDRMIDQLWEGSPPTRALVSLQGVAESPPQPVHIRTDRTHRRRGRSRTPQRVDQFADPHLGALGDQQRPQHGPLLRRSEVHLGRAAPRADRPQHREPNLLPHLYVSPCRNLDPAQPPHTVLECT
- a CDS encoding discoidin domain-containing protein, translated to MSSVTRRSALRSAIAVALAPTLGSALLPGLASAASAAASWTAKWIWAASSSTNQWVAFRRSFTLGSAPSKGVTQIAADSKYWLWVNGTLVVFDGQLKRGPHRTGTYYDEIDLAPYLRSGSNTVALLVWYFGKQGFSHSSSGSGGLLFQSDITTGSTTTRVVSDTSWKHTVHPGYSNNTSGTQVNFRLPESNIHYDARNATALTAWESPGFDDSAWSAPTDFGAAGAAPWNDLVQRPVPQFRYSGLKSYGNASSLPSTGQGATAITATLPSNLQVTPYLKVDAPAGAVIGMQTDHYADGDGLTGLTPGAENNIRATYVCAGGVQEFEALAWMSGTAVKYTIPAGVTILDLKYRESGYDTDFAGSFSSNEAFFDTLWGKAARTMYVNMRDNYMDCPTRERAQWWGDVVNQLKEGFYTFDTRSHALGAKAIAQLTAWQKPGGVLYSPMPSTIWTAELPVQMLASVWAFGTYHLYTGDTDAVSGTYPAVKAYLNLWSLDSAGLVNHRAGDWDWEDWGSDIDARLLDNCWYYLALDTAITLAGLSGNSGDIAAWQAKRDSIKANFDRVLWNASRNEYRSPGYTGDTDDRGNGLAVVAGLAPASRHRAITEVLRTHLNASPYMEFYVLEALYLMGAATVAEERMRNRYAAQVADPACYTLWEIWDKAGGTDNHAWNGGPLYALSAYAAGVRPTQPGWTTYDVVPQTGTLTKINTVTPTVRGDIRFGITRDGGQVTLTLTSPSATTARVGVPTYGGPSPVIKAGGTTVFTGGASAGSVPGLGYAGKDTSYVYFTLQPGSWTFTVSGAGRLDDLALGRPVTSNSSLENSDWGRNRLTDGKLTSVSGAKGYTSIDFPSADVSAHPVWVEIDLGADTDLDSVRLFPRTDTPAVGGGTAGFPVDFTIQTRPDGSTGYTTVRTLTAAPNPGGLVQTYGFATTTARYVRLQATKLGAPALDETTKYRLQLAELAVPTAATTVTANYTLENGDWGKTRLLDGITTGVAGAKGFTSIDFPSPDVSASPVWVEIDLGADRAVGSVTLHPRTDTSAAGGGTAGFPVDFTLQTRPDGASTYTTARTVTAEPNPGGSAQTYPFTSAVGRYVRLRVSKLGKPASDESTRYRLQLAEIRIN